A region from the Salicibibacter cibarius genome encodes:
- a CDS encoding DUF421 domain-containing protein: METAWQSIVMVISGILLLRIAGRKSISQMTMAQTVVMISIGSIIIEPIVETSVWEAMIGAGIFVIALIIMEYVQIKFNFLEKIITGKSKVVIENGAPHTENLKKLRYTVDQLEIQLRQQGITSLSDVKTATLEPNGQLGYELVPDARPLTIKDFKQLLQIEQNTDPNQQEAHNIFDELSEKDKKNPGSVTLK, from the coding sequence ATGGAGACAGCATGGCAATCGATCGTAATGGTCATTTCAGGGATATTGCTACTCCGAATCGCGGGACGCAAATCAATTTCTCAAATGACAATGGCACAAACGGTGGTGATGATCTCCATCGGTTCAATCATTATCGAGCCCATTGTAGAAACGAGTGTTTGGGAGGCGATGATAGGAGCCGGCATTTTCGTCATAGCACTAATTATTATGGAATATGTTCAGATCAAATTTAATTTTCTTGAAAAAATAATTACTGGAAAATCAAAGGTTGTTATTGAAAATGGGGCTCCACATACCGAAAACTTAAAGAAACTTCGTTACACCGTTGACCAACTTGAGATTCAGTTGCGACAACAAGGCATTACATCTTTATCGGATGTGAAAACGGCCACTTTAGAACCGAATGGACAATTAGGTTATGAACTTGTTCCGGATGCAAGACCTTTGACAATAAAAGATTTCAAGCAGCTCTTGCAAATCGAGCAGAATACGGATCCAAATCAACAGGAGGCTCACAATATTTTTGATGAATTATCGGAAAAAGATAAGAAAAATCCGGGTTCTGTAACATTAAAATAG
- a CDS encoding DUF3221 domain-containing protein, with the protein MKCVPLLFLSLGMLSGCGLQESNSEQEQGESNAASEISGYVVDENDEEVLVVDTEASSTANDGEHYDAVWLSDFSEDVELGEKVNAEYGDAMEPYPGETSDVAYIEVIEEERPEDADLTDAEVLREILPVDELDVPVIKTLEHDAEANQWTIEMADGVELMGGDMDAETIDFEIDDE; encoded by the coding sequence ATGAAATGCGTACCGTTGCTCTTCCTAAGTTTAGGAATGCTTTCCGGATGCGGACTTCAAGAATCAAATTCTGAACAAGAGCAAGGTGAATCAAATGCTGCATCTGAGATTTCAGGGTATGTGGTGGATGAAAATGACGAGGAAGTTCTTGTAGTGGATACCGAGGCAAGTTCAACCGCAAATGATGGTGAGCACTACGATGCGGTCTGGTTATCCGATTTTTCCGAGGATGTCGAACTGGGAGAAAAGGTAAATGCCGAGTATGGGGATGCCATGGAACCTTACCCAGGTGAAACATCGGATGTAGCCTATATCGAAGTAATAGAAGAAGAACGCCCGGAAGATGCTGATCTTACGGACGCTGAAGTGTTGCGTGAAATTTTGCCGGTGGACGAACTTGACGTTCCCGTTATAAAAACATTGGAGCATGATGCTGAAGCTAATCAATGGACGATTGAAATGGCAGACGGTGTTGAACTCATGGGCGGGGATATGGATGCAGAGACGATTGATTTTGAAATCGATGATGAATAA
- a CDS encoding AAA family ATPase codes for MFLKRISLLRDKVLSFHEYPFSIPIIKHLHELNIESNVTFFVGENGSGKSTLLEAIADRCDFHTAGGGRHNMYEVYASEAALGEYIRLSWLPKVTNGFFMRAESFFNFASHIDNVDTVGFKDYGGRSLHQQSHGESFLSLFLHRFQGKAIYLLDEPEAALSPTKQLAFLKIIHDLHSGGDAQFIISTHSPILLGYPYADIFSFDYGQISKIEFEGTEHYQITKAFLENREKVLSELFRED; via the coding sequence ATGTTTTTAAAAAGAATATCGCTTTTACGCGATAAAGTCCTTTCATTTCATGAATATCCTTTTTCAATTCCGATTATCAAACACTTACATGAATTAAATATAGAAAGCAACGTGACTTTTTTTGTTGGGGAAAATGGATCAGGCAAATCTACGTTGTTAGAAGCCATTGCTGACAGGTGTGATTTTCATACTGCTGGCGGCGGGAGACATAACATGTATGAAGTTTACGCATCAGAAGCTGCATTAGGTGAATACATCAGGCTTTCTTGGTTGCCAAAAGTAACAAATGGATTCTTTATGCGGGCAGAATCCTTTTTTAATTTTGCCTCTCATATTGATAATGTGGACACTGTGGGATTTAAAGATTACGGTGGACGATCCTTACACCAACAATCCCATGGTGAATCTTTTTTATCATTATTTTTGCATCGTTTTCAAGGAAAAGCCATCTATCTTTTGGATGAACCGGAGGCCGCTTTGTCACCTACGAAGCAGTTGGCATTCTTGAAAATCATTCATGACCTACATTCTGGAGGAGACGCACAATTTATCATTTCCACCCATTCTCCAATTTTATTAGGCTATCCCTATGCGGACATCTTTTCATTCGACTACGGACAAATTTCCAAGATTGAATTTGAAGGAACGGAGCATTATCAAATAACGAAAGCCTTTTTGGAAAACAGAGAAAAGGTCCTTTCGGAATTATTCAGAGAAGATTAG
- the istA gene encoding IS21 family transposase: protein MNDETREEVFWMIQDLHKKGWSITAIAEEMQVSWPTAKKYTEEIPKKQTRPTRKSKLDPHKDYLEQRIKEGTTNCEVLFDELRERGYTGKKTILKDYIKPFRKEPGKQGIPRYETEPGEQAQVDWMDCGIREMDGVRKRTYGFVITMSYSRKRYLCFTTDMKMDTFLRCMMQAFDYYGGIPQKILFDNMKTVVQQRLKKEIILTSEFNDFAFYYGFRVDLCQPGKPRTKGKVENSVKYVRNNFLQRRHEPSLEIWNYDALQWLSTVANANPNQTTGVAPDERFQEERGKLQPITGIKPYIVTKWEKRIVHDGYISVKSKRYSVPSRPLLKEVRIRWMDRETFEIWDNEQKITTYTVDTNPQKTVVYRSEHLPKIKGTPDEGDMGLATAPHVQKAPNVEVRSLDYYENLKEEESTLCKP from the coding sequence ATGAATGACGAAACAAGAGAAGAGGTATTCTGGATGATTCAGGATTTACACAAGAAAGGATGGAGTATCACGGCGATTGCGGAAGAAATGCAAGTCAGTTGGCCTACAGCGAAGAAATACACTGAAGAAATACCTAAAAAACAAACGCGGCCAACAAGAAAAAGCAAGCTCGATCCGCATAAGGACTACTTGGAACAAAGGATTAAAGAAGGCACAACAAACTGCGAGGTTCTTTTTGATGAACTAAGAGAGAGGGGATATACCGGGAAAAAGACGATTCTTAAAGATTATATAAAACCATTTCGGAAGGAGCCAGGCAAACAGGGGATTCCCAGATATGAAACGGAACCAGGAGAACAGGCCCAAGTAGATTGGATGGATTGTGGTATCCGGGAAATGGACGGGGTTCGAAAACGTACATATGGTTTTGTCATAACCATGAGTTATTCCCGAAAACGATACCTTTGTTTTACAACGGATATGAAAATGGATACTTTCTTACGATGCATGATGCAAGCCTTTGACTATTACGGTGGTATCCCGCAGAAAATCCTGTTCGACAACATGAAAACTGTCGTTCAACAGCGTCTTAAAAAGGAAATTATCCTCACGTCGGAATTTAATGATTTCGCCTTCTACTATGGGTTCAGAGTGGATCTATGTCAGCCTGGAAAGCCTCGGACTAAAGGGAAAGTTGAAAATTCGGTAAAATATGTCCGGAACAATTTCCTGCAGCGAAGACATGAACCTTCTCTGGAAATTTGGAACTACGATGCCCTGCAATGGCTAAGTACGGTGGCGAATGCAAATCCTAATCAGACGACTGGAGTAGCACCTGATGAGCGTTTTCAAGAGGAGAGGGGCAAGCTACAACCCATTACAGGAATAAAACCTTATATCGTCACAAAATGGGAAAAACGCATCGTGCACGACGGTTATATATCCGTTAAATCCAAAAGGTACTCGGTTCCCAGCCGGCCTTTATTGAAGGAAGTTCGCATCCGATGGATGGACAGGGAAACCTTTGAAATTTGGGATAATGAACAAAAAATAACGACGTATACCGTCGACACCAATCCGCAAAAAACAGTTGTTTACCGGTCTGAACATCTACCAAAAATAAAAGGAACTCCTGACGAGGGGGATATGGGTTTGGCGACCGCCCCACACGTTCAGAAAGCTCCCAATGTGGAAGTTCGATCCCTCGATTATTACGAGAATTTAAAAGAGGAGGAATCTACTTTATGCAAGCCATAG
- a CDS encoding AraC family transcriptional regulator, with protein sequence MDLLENMNAAVSYIEDNLNEEINYKEVAKIACFSEHHFKRMFSFIAGISLAEYVRRRRLTLAAFDLKESEIRVIDVAIKYGYSSPDSFSRAFQALHEVTPSSAKNSDVPLKAYPRMTFQIAIKGDVEMNYRFIEKEAFAVVGKKETVAATDTEFNPKLWGHLEEIEESLEPYNNTSFSGILHVSLTKENGDVDYYIATATTKPCPEEFEQLKISSHTWAVFTATGEMPEALLTTWERIYTEWFPTSGYELAEAPEMVRGINDSTEIWVPVKKKN encoded by the coding sequence ATGGATTTGCTTGAAAATATGAACGCAGCGGTAAGCTATATCGAAGACAATTTAAATGAAGAGATCAATTATAAAGAGGTTGCAAAGATTGCTTGTTTTTCCGAGCATCATTTCAAACGAATGTTTTCGTTTATAGCTGGGATATCCTTGGCGGAATATGTTCGGAGAAGACGTTTGACCTTAGCTGCTTTTGATTTAAAAGAAAGTGAAATAAGAGTGATCGATGTGGCTATTAAGTATGGTTACAGTTCACCCGATTCATTTTCAAGGGCATTCCAAGCGCTCCACGAAGTAACGCCTAGTTCAGCCAAAAATTCTGATGTTCCATTAAAAGCTTACCCGCGGATGACCTTCCAAATCGCGATTAAGGGAGATGTAGAAATGAACTACAGATTTATAGAGAAAGAAGCCTTTGCCGTCGTAGGAAAAAAAGAAACAGTGGCGGCCACGGATACTGAATTTAATCCGAAATTGTGGGGGCACCTCGAAGAGATCGAGGAAAGTCTCGAACCATACAACAATACCTCGTTCTCGGGCATATTACATGTTTCATTGACCAAAGAGAATGGAGACGTTGATTACTATATAGCTACAGCGACTACCAAGCCATGTCCCGAGGAATTCGAACAATTGAAGATTTCTTCCCATACATGGGCGGTATTTACAGCCACGGGTGAAATGCCGGAGGCATTACTAACAACATGGGAGCGGATTTATACCGAGTGGTTCCCTACATCTGGTTATGAATTAGCTGAAGCTCCTGAAATGGTTAGAGGAATCAACGATTCAACAGAAATTTGGGTCCCTGTTAAAAAAAAGAATTAG
- the istB gene encoding IS21-like element helper ATPase IstB, with protein sequence MQAIDDLHERCLQLGWKSVAQDLDAILEQASSESITYAEFLSTILNHEEAFKQEASWNRRIQKAKFPFVKSLTEFDFTIQTSVSEKRIRDLVMRSFYRDGHNLLLLGPPGVGKTHLAIAIALEAIDQGETALFIRSDDFIEAAKEATDRYQMKKFLRQYAKPTVLVMDELGYAPFDAATAQILFQVVSKRYEEGSIIITSNKSYSEWGDMLGSSVLATAILDRLLHHSSVFNIRGDSYRLKEKIQAGVVPTQTETEGL encoded by the coding sequence ATGCAAGCCATAGATGACCTGCATGAACGTTGTCTACAGCTTGGATGGAAGTCAGTGGCCCAAGACCTTGACGCCATCTTGGAACAAGCTTCTAGTGAAAGTATAACATATGCCGAATTTTTAAGCACAATCCTTAACCATGAAGAAGCTTTCAAACAAGAAGCATCTTGGAATCGAAGAATCCAAAAAGCCAAGTTTCCATTTGTGAAATCCTTGACGGAATTTGATTTTACGATTCAAACCAGTGTAAGCGAAAAACGTATTCGCGACCTTGTCATGCGTTCCTTTTACCGGGATGGGCACAATCTTTTACTCTTGGGCCCTCCCGGGGTGGGAAAAACCCATCTGGCCATTGCGATTGCCCTAGAAGCCATTGATCAGGGGGAGACAGCTTTATTTATACGCTCTGATGACTTTATAGAGGCCGCAAAGGAAGCTACGGATCGCTATCAAATGAAAAAGTTTCTGCGGCAATATGCTAAGCCCACCGTTCTGGTTATGGATGAACTTGGGTACGCCCCATTTGACGCCGCGACTGCACAAATTCTGTTTCAGGTGGTTTCAAAACGCTATGAGGAAGGCTCAATCATAATCACGTCCAATAAGTCGTATAGCGAATGGGGAGATATGCTTGGCAGCTCTGTATTGGCAACAGCCATTTTGGATAGGCTCTTGCACCATAGTTCCGTGTTCAATATTCGGGGTGATTCCTATCGCCTTAAAGAGAAAATTCAAGCAGGCGTTGTACCAACACAAACGGAAACGGAGGGGCTATGA
- a CDS encoding DUF5348 domain-containing protein: MTKYSMHYDQHQDQWSVELQGRKYSLHCGESFELYIGRKSIPCRLELANKWYVIMGDVNLDLRESDQYMIKL, translated from the coding sequence ATGACCAAGTACAGTATGCATTATGATCAGCATCAAGATCAGTGGTCTGTTGAGTTACAGGGAAGGAAATATTCGCTCCATTGCGGAGAAAGCTTTGAACTATACATTGGTCGAAAATCGATTCCTTGCCGGCTAGAATTAGCCAACAAATGGTATGTCATTATGGGGGATGTCAATCTAGACTTACGTGAGAGTGATCAGTACATGATTAAGTTGTAG